One window from the genome of Rhinolophus ferrumequinum isolate MPI-CBG mRhiFer1 chromosome 22, mRhiFer1_v1.p, whole genome shotgun sequence encodes:
- the DCAF8 gene encoding DDB1- and CUL4-associated factor 8 isoform X1 — protein sequence MSNKGSSTDGKTDLANGSLSSSPEEMSGAEEGRETSSGIEVEASDLSLSLTGDDGGPNRTSTESRGTDTESSGEDKDSDSMEDTGHYSINDENQVHDRSEEEEEEEEEEEHPRHCVQRKRANRDQDSSDDERALEDWVSSETSALPRPRWQALPALRERELGSSARFVYEACGARVFVQRFRLQHGLEGHTGCVNTLHFNQRGTWLASGSDDLKVVVWDWVRRQPVLDFESGHKSNVFQAKFLPNSGDSTLAMCARDGQVRVAELSATQCCKNTKRVAQHKGASHKLALEPDSPCTFLSAGEDAVVFTIDLRQDRPASKLVVTKEKEKKVGLYTIYVNPANTHQFAVGGRDQFVRIYDQRKIDENENNGVLKKFCPHHLVNSESKANITCLVYSHDGTELLASYNDEDIYLFNSSHSDGAQYVKRYKGHRNSATVKGVNFYGPKSEFVVSGSDCGHIFLWEKSSCQIIQFMEGDKGGVVNCLEPHPHLPVLATSGLDHDVKIWAPTAEASTELTGLKDVIKKNKRERDEDSLHHTDLFDSHMLWFLMHHLRQRRHHRRWREPGVGATDPDSDESPSSSDTSDEEEGPDRVQCMPS from the exons GAAGCCTGTCTAGCAGTCCAGAGGAGATGTCTGGAGCTGAGGAGGGGAGGGAAACATCCTCAGGCATTGAAGTGGAGGCCTCAGACCTGAGCTTGAGCTTGACGGGGGATGATGGTGGCCCCAACCGCACCAGCACGGAAAGTCGAGGCACAGATACAGAGAGCTCAGGTGAAGACAAGGACTCTGACAGTATGGAGGACACTGGTCATTACTCTATCAATGATGAAAACCAAGTCCATGATCGttcagaggaagaggaagaagaagaggaggaggaagagcatcCTCGGCATTGTGTACAGCGCAAGCGGGCCAATCGTGACCAGGACTCATCAGATGATGAGCGGGCCCTGGAGGACTGGGTGTCCTCAGAGACATCAGCCCTTCCCCGACCTCGCTGGCAAGCACTTCCTGCCCTTCGGGAGCGGGAGCTGGGTTCAAGTGCCCGCTTTGTATACGAGGCTTGTGGGGCAAGAGTCTTTGTGCAGCGTTTCCGCCTGCAGCATGGGCTTGAGGGCCATACTGGTTGTGTCAATACCCTGCACTTTAACCAGCGTGGAACTTGGCTGGCCAGTGGCAGCGATGACCTGAAAGTGGTGGTTTGGGACTGGGTGCGGCGGCAGCCGGTTCTGGACTTTGAGAGTGGCCACAAAAGCAATGTCTTCCAG GCCAAGTTCCTTCCTAACAGTGGTGATTCCACTCTGGCCATGTGTGCCCGTGATGGGCAGGTGCGGGTAGCAGAGTTGTCTGCCACACAATGCTGCAAGAATACAAAGCGTGTGGCCCAGCATAAGGGAGCATCCCACAAG ttggCCCTCGAGCCAGACTCTCCCTGTACATTCCTATCTGCAGGTGAAGATGCAGTTGTCTTCACCATTGACCTCAGACAAGACCGGCCAGCTTC GAAACTGGTAGTgacaaaagagaaggagaagaaagtggggCTGTATACAATCTATGTAAATCCTGCCAATACCCACCAATTTGCAGTGGGTGGACGAGATCAGTTTGTAAG AATTTATGACCAGAGGAAAATTGATGAGAATGAGAACAATGGAGTACTCAAGAAATTCTGTCCTCATCACCTG GTGAACAGTGAGTCCAAAGCAAACATCACCTGTCTTGTGTACAGCCACGACGGCACAG AGCTCCTGGCCAGTTACAATGATGAAGACATTTATCTCTTCAACTCCTCTCACAGTGATGGTGCCCAGTATGTTAAGAGATATAAGGGCCACAGAAATAGCGCCACAG TAAAAGGTGTCAATTTCTATGGCCCCAAGAGTGAGTTTGTGGTGAGCGGTAGTGACTGTGGGCACATATTCCTCTGGGAGAAATCATCCTGCCAGATCATTCAGTTCATGGAGGGGGACAAGGGAGGCGTG GTAAATTGTCTTGAGCCCCACCCTCATCTGCCTGTGCTGGCAACCAGTGGCCTAGACCATGATGTCAAGATCTGGGCACCCACAGCTGAAGCTTCCACTGAGCTTACAGGATTAAAGGAT GTGATAAAGAAGAACAAGCGGGAGCGGGATGAAGATAGCTTGCACCACACTGACCTGTTTGATAGCCACATGCTCTGGTTTCTCATGCATCACCTGAGACAGAGACGCCATCACCGG CGCTGGCGAGAACCTGGGGTTGGGGCCACAGATCCAGATTCGGATGAGTCTCCCAGCTCCTCAGACACATCGGACGAGGAGGAGGGCCCTGACCGGGTGCAGTGCATGCCATCCTGA
- the DCAF8 gene encoding DDB1- and CUL4-associated factor 8 isoform X2, producing MSGAEEGRETSSGIEVEASDLSLSLTGDDGGPNRTSTESRGTDTESSGEDKDSDSMEDTGHYSINDENQVHDRSEEEEEEEEEEEHPRHCVQRKRANRDQDSSDDERALEDWVSSETSALPRPRWQALPALRERELGSSARFVYEACGARVFVQRFRLQHGLEGHTGCVNTLHFNQRGTWLASGSDDLKVVVWDWVRRQPVLDFESGHKSNVFQAKFLPNSGDSTLAMCARDGQVRVAELSATQCCKNTKRVAQHKGASHKLALEPDSPCTFLSAGEDAVVFTIDLRQDRPASKLVVTKEKEKKVGLYTIYVNPANTHQFAVGGRDQFVRIYDQRKIDENENNGVLKKFCPHHLVNSESKANITCLVYSHDGTELLASYNDEDIYLFNSSHSDGAQYVKRYKGHRNSATVKGVNFYGPKSEFVVSGSDCGHIFLWEKSSCQIIQFMEGDKGGVVNCLEPHPHLPVLATSGLDHDVKIWAPTAEASTELTGLKDVIKKNKRERDEDSLHHTDLFDSHMLWFLMHHLRQRRHHRRWREPGVGATDPDSDESPSSSDTSDEEEGPDRVQCMPS from the exons ATGTCTGGAGCTGAGGAGGGGAGGGAAACATCCTCAGGCATTGAAGTGGAGGCCTCAGACCTGAGCTTGAGCTTGACGGGGGATGATGGTGGCCCCAACCGCACCAGCACGGAAAGTCGAGGCACAGATACAGAGAGCTCAGGTGAAGACAAGGACTCTGACAGTATGGAGGACACTGGTCATTACTCTATCAATGATGAAAACCAAGTCCATGATCGttcagaggaagaggaagaagaagaggaggaggaagagcatcCTCGGCATTGTGTACAGCGCAAGCGGGCCAATCGTGACCAGGACTCATCAGATGATGAGCGGGCCCTGGAGGACTGGGTGTCCTCAGAGACATCAGCCCTTCCCCGACCTCGCTGGCAAGCACTTCCTGCCCTTCGGGAGCGGGAGCTGGGTTCAAGTGCCCGCTTTGTATACGAGGCTTGTGGGGCAAGAGTCTTTGTGCAGCGTTTCCGCCTGCAGCATGGGCTTGAGGGCCATACTGGTTGTGTCAATACCCTGCACTTTAACCAGCGTGGAACTTGGCTGGCCAGTGGCAGCGATGACCTGAAAGTGGTGGTTTGGGACTGGGTGCGGCGGCAGCCGGTTCTGGACTTTGAGAGTGGCCACAAAAGCAATGTCTTCCAG GCCAAGTTCCTTCCTAACAGTGGTGATTCCACTCTGGCCATGTGTGCCCGTGATGGGCAGGTGCGGGTAGCAGAGTTGTCTGCCACACAATGCTGCAAGAATACAAAGCGTGTGGCCCAGCATAAGGGAGCATCCCACAAG ttggCCCTCGAGCCAGACTCTCCCTGTACATTCCTATCTGCAGGTGAAGATGCAGTTGTCTTCACCATTGACCTCAGACAAGACCGGCCAGCTTC GAAACTGGTAGTgacaaaagagaaggagaagaaagtggggCTGTATACAATCTATGTAAATCCTGCCAATACCCACCAATTTGCAGTGGGTGGACGAGATCAGTTTGTAAG AATTTATGACCAGAGGAAAATTGATGAGAATGAGAACAATGGAGTACTCAAGAAATTCTGTCCTCATCACCTG GTGAACAGTGAGTCCAAAGCAAACATCACCTGTCTTGTGTACAGCCACGACGGCACAG AGCTCCTGGCCAGTTACAATGATGAAGACATTTATCTCTTCAACTCCTCTCACAGTGATGGTGCCCAGTATGTTAAGAGATATAAGGGCCACAGAAATAGCGCCACAG TAAAAGGTGTCAATTTCTATGGCCCCAAGAGTGAGTTTGTGGTGAGCGGTAGTGACTGTGGGCACATATTCCTCTGGGAGAAATCATCCTGCCAGATCATTCAGTTCATGGAGGGGGACAAGGGAGGCGTG GTAAATTGTCTTGAGCCCCACCCTCATCTGCCTGTGCTGGCAACCAGTGGCCTAGACCATGATGTCAAGATCTGGGCACCCACAGCTGAAGCTTCCACTGAGCTTACAGGATTAAAGGAT GTGATAAAGAAGAACAAGCGGGAGCGGGATGAAGATAGCTTGCACCACACTGACCTGTTTGATAGCCACATGCTCTGGTTTCTCATGCATCACCTGAGACAGAGACGCCATCACCGG CGCTGGCGAGAACCTGGGGTTGGGGCCACAGATCCAGATTCGGATGAGTCTCCCAGCTCCTCAGACACATCGGACGAGGAGGAGGGCCCTGACCGGGTGCAGTGCATGCCATCCTGA